Genomic window (Mycoplasma leachii PG50):
ATATTTTCAGCTCCACCACAACCTTTGATAATATTATTGATAAACTCATCATTGATTTCATCTTTTTTATTAGATTCTTTTTTATCTGATTCTGCTTCTAATTTTTCAATTTCTCTTTTTTCTTTTTGTAATTCTTTAAATTCTTTTTTACTTACTAAGTGAGTTAACCCACCTTCTTGACGTCCTGGAGTTTTGTAATCAAACTTTTTAATCATAAAGTAGAATACAGCAAAATAAATTCCACCCATAATAGGTCCAACAACTCAAGTTCCTCAAACATTTTGAATTAATCTAAAGTTAGCAGGGTTAACAATTAATCAAGTAATAATTCCACTACCTCTAGTTGTTACAGATCCAAAGTTAAATAAATACATAATCATGTTTTGGAATCCTGATAAGAAAATGTGAATTAGATATAAAACAGGAGCAACAAATAAGAATGTAAATTCAATAGGTTCAGTAACTCCAGATAGCATAGAAACTGCACAAGCTGAAATAATAGCTGAACCATAAACTTTTCTATTAGCTTTTGGAATTACAAAAAACATCGCTAAAGTAGCACCAGTTAAGCTAAAAATTTTAGTTACATAAGTACCATTGACAACTCAAGTATCATTTTTAGCTGAAATTTGTTCACCGGCTGCTAATTTTGCTAAAGCAACATTAATAGCTCCTTCAATAGCTTTACCATCTGGTCCAACTCATCTAGCTCCAATTGGAGTGTAATATACAAAGAAGTTTAATACGTGATGAATTCCAAATGGAAGCAAGGCACGTTCAGCTGAAGCATATAAGAATGGTGAAAATGCATCTAATTTTCTTAATCCTTCTCCACTAGCATATAAACCTTTATTAATATAAACTCAAATATAACCTAAACCTAGACCAAAAACTCAACCAGCCAAAGTTGATGCAACTGGAGAAAATTTAGGTCCTCCAAAAAATGAAAGTACTTCAGGGAATTTTAATTTGTAAGTGTATTTGTGAATAGTATAACCTAATAGTCCAGCTAACATACCACCAAATGCGCTATATTGAAATGACAATACTCCAAAACGTATTTTTAAACCAAAAACATCTTTAACAGTTTTTTTAACACCTTCAAAGACAATTTCTGTTTTTGAAGGATCACCATAAACAATTTTTAAAATTAAAGCAGTTGCTAAATGCATAGCAGCATATGCCATTAATCCAGATAAAGCTGCTGAAACTTTTTCTGATTTTGCTAATCCAGCAGCTAATCCAATAGCAACTAAAAAGTCAATATTTGTAATAGCTATCATCCCTAGATCTTTAATAGCATCAATAGCTAGTGCTAATCCAACTGGCGGTTTTGCTATTCCTTTAGGATAAACTTGTGCTAGAATTGCTTGTCCAGTATATCCAATAGCGCCAATTAAAGCTAGTAAAGGAATTACAGTAACAGGAACTAAAATAGCACGACCAAATTGTTCTAAACCAGCTCTAAATGAAGATAATCAAGATTTCATACTGTCTTTTGAAAATTTTGATTTAAAATCCATATTATTTTTTCCTCCTTACTTATATCTTATTTTTGATAAATAATAGTGATAAAAAATGACAAATTATTATTTTTATATTTTTTACAAAATATGTAAAAAAATAATAGTCTCTAACCATTTTGGATTAAAAATTTAAAATTTTTAAAAACCCTAAAAAGTGAAGCAAAAACTATTACTACAAGTCAGGCTAAAAGGATTAAAATTAAAAATTATCC
Coding sequences:
- a CDS encoding PTS transporter subunit EIIC, whose translation is MDFKSKFSKDSMKSWLSSFRAGLEQFGRAILVPVTVIPLLALIGAIGYTGQAILAQVYPKGIAKPPVGLALAIDAIKDLGMIAITNIDFLVAIGLAAGLAKSEKVSAALSGLMAYAAMHLATALILKIVYGDPSKTEIVFEGVKKTVKDVFGLKIRFGVLSFQYSAFGGMLAGLLGYTIHKYTYKLKFPEVLSFFGGPKFSPVASTLAGWVFGLGLGYIWVYINKGLYASGEGLRKLDAFSPFLYASAERALLPFGIHHVLNFFVYYTPIGARWVGPDGKAIEGAINVALAKLAAGEQISAKNDTWVVNGTYVTKIFSLTGATLAMFFVIPKANRKVYGSAIISACAVSMLSGVTEPIEFTFLFVAPVLYLIHIFLSGFQNMIMYLFNFGSVTTRGSGIITWLIVNPANFRLIQNVWGTWVVGPIMGGIYFAVFYFMIKKFDYKTPGRQEGGLTHLVSKKEFKELQKEKREIEKLEAESDKKESNKKDEINDEFINNIIKGCGGAENIKIMANCVTRLRVTMHDISKFDKSIVDKTKPYGYKEIGNQVQIIYGPKVTNIATLVREKLGVES